The following proteins are co-located in the Methylomonas sp. 11b genome:
- a CDS encoding DUF5765 domain-containing protein → MCFSANMSLGLGVAGLVAASVTFLDKDETFWVRLARAYAIFHFSLMEFIQFFAYPVADQCGYGTNLFLSELSSVHISLQAFAIMPALATYSSDPKALKKAFIVGSSLSGLFLILTRLPNDWQLFDIDPNFIGRMNSCLFTGIYHIGYAISSAFGLLVTHGSLFALAFSAFVWKNNWRIGIYHCFGALMTLFMPQWLFGVSTGEAAAMYCFYSIPITASFMPPFKKFFSAQSGDWSDGVPARQQS, encoded by the coding sequence ATGTGTTTTAGCGCCAATATGTCGCTGGGATTGGGCGTAGCAGGCCTGGTCGCAGCGAGTGTGACTTTTCTGGATAAAGACGAAACCTTTTGGGTCAGATTGGCCCGTGCCTATGCCATCTTCCATTTCTCCTTGATGGAGTTCATTCAGTTTTTCGCCTATCCGGTGGCGGACCAGTGCGGTTATGGCACCAACCTTTTTCTGAGCGAGCTGTCGTCGGTGCATATCAGTTTGCAAGCGTTTGCGATCATGCCGGCTTTGGCGACCTATTCGTCGGACCCCAAAGCCTTGAAGAAAGCCTTTATTGTCGGTAGTTCTTTGAGTGGTTTGTTTTTGATTTTGACCCGCTTGCCGAACGACTGGCAGCTGTTTGACATAGACCCTAACTTCATCGGCCGGATGAACTCTTGCCTTTTCACGGGCATTTACCACATCGGTTATGCGATCTCCAGTGCCTTTGGTTTGCTGGTGACCCATGGCTCGCTGTTTGCATTGGCGTTCAGCGCTTTTGTCTGGAAAAACAATTGGCGCATCGGGATCTATCATTGCTTTGGGGCATTGATGACCTTGTTCATGCCGCAATGGTTGTTCGGGGTCAGTACCGGCGAAGCGGCGGCGATGTACTGTTTTTATTCGATTCCGATCACCGCCAGCTTTATGCCGCCATTTAAAAAGTTTTTTTCTGCACAATCCGGCGATTGGTCGGACGGCGTGCCTGCCAGACAACAGTCTTGA
- a CDS encoding PfkB family carbohydrate kinase, with amino-acid sequence MQTAFCTIFGEVLFDNFPDGSRILGGAPFNVAWHLQALGRPALFISRVGEDDAGREILAAMQSVGMTRSAMQIDADHPSGSVAISITDGQPSYRILDQQAYDYIDAEAFHHLRKQGLLYHGSLALRNSVSRQACLDLQQTWNGPVFLDVNLRAPWWQTNQVLEWVAGADWLKLNDEELELLLPGEQSISNKMHLLQQTYHLSGVVLTRGSQGAMALDSEGELFDIAPDRNIEILDTVGAGDAFAAVLLVGIAENWPMPMILKRAQDFASALVGQRGATVADPAFYQRFIDAWQ; translated from the coding sequence ATGCAAACAGCTTTTTGTACCATCTTCGGTGAAGTACTATTCGACAACTTTCCGGACGGCAGCCGGATCCTCGGTGGCGCACCGTTTAATGTCGCCTGGCATCTGCAAGCTTTGGGCCGGCCTGCCCTGTTTATCAGCCGTGTGGGGGAAGATGACGCCGGCCGCGAAATCCTCGCGGCCATGCAAAGTGTCGGCATGACTCGATCCGCGATGCAGATCGACGCCGATCATCCATCCGGCAGCGTAGCGATCAGCATAACAGATGGGCAGCCCAGCTACCGGATTCTGGACCAGCAAGCTTACGACTACATTGATGCAGAGGCTTTCCATCATCTTCGCAAACAGGGCTTGCTCTATCATGGCAGCCTAGCGTTGCGAAACAGCGTTTCCAGGCAAGCCTGCCTCGATTTGCAACAAACCTGGAATGGCCCGGTGTTTCTGGATGTCAATCTGCGCGCGCCCTGGTGGCAAACGAATCAGGTCTTGGAATGGGTAGCCGGCGCGGATTGGTTGAAACTGAACGATGAAGAGTTGGAATTGCTGCTGCCCGGCGAGCAGAGCATAAGCAACAAGATGCATTTATTGCAGCAGACTTATCATTTAAGCGGCGTGGTACTTACACGCGGCAGCCAAGGCGCGATGGCGTTAGATTCAGAGGGTGAGTTGTTCGACATCGCTCCCGACCGTAACATCGAAATTCTCGATACGGTTGGCGCCGGTGACGCGTTTGCAGCGGTTTTGTTAGTGGGCATTGCCGAAAATTGGCCTATGCCTATGATACTAAAACGGGCGCAGGATTTTGCGTCCGCGTTGGTAGGTCAGCGCGGCGCGACCGTCGCTGACCCCGCGTTTTATCAAAGATTTATTGACGCGTGGCAATAA
- a CDS encoding circularly permuted type 2 ATP-grasp protein: MVMNINTFFDEMRTSTGSVRRLYQPFAEWLSGTDHAQLMQKSREAEMLFRRVGITFNVYGDEAGAERLIPFDVVPRILAATEWRVLSAGVIQRVTALNAFLNDLYHDQEIIKAGIVPASILENEMYRPEMQGVDVPGGIYAHIAGVDIVRTAENEFYVLEDNLRTPSGVSYMLEDRKMMMRLFPELFRRYAVAPVEHYPQVLLNNLRAVAQPGVYDPTVVLLTPGAYNSAYFEHAFLAQQMGIELVEGQDLFCKDNAVFMRTTEGPKRIDVIYRRIDDDFLDPLAFREDSMLGVPGLVSVYRNGGVTLANAIGTGVADDKATYTYVPDMVRFYLGEEPILSNVPTYKLENPNDLKYVLEHLEELVVKEVQGSGGYGMLVGPTSSKQQIEDFRARILAEPDNYIAQPTLALSTCPTLVEQGVAPRHVDLRPFVLSGKTTTLVPGGLCRVAMREGSLVVNSSQGGGTKDTWVLNGDAPC; encoded by the coding sequence ATGGTCATGAATATAAATACTTTTTTCGATGAAATGCGCACCTCAACCGGTAGCGTCCGGCGCCTGTATCAACCATTCGCGGAGTGGCTGAGCGGTACCGATCATGCCCAGTTGATGCAAAAGTCCCGCGAAGCGGAAATGCTGTTCCGGCGGGTGGGAATTACATTCAACGTCTACGGCGACGAGGCCGGTGCCGAGCGGCTGATTCCATTTGATGTCGTGCCGCGTATCCTAGCTGCCACGGAATGGCGGGTATTGTCGGCTGGCGTAATTCAGCGAGTCACCGCGCTGAACGCGTTTTTGAACGATCTGTATCACGATCAGGAAATCATCAAAGCCGGTATCGTTCCCGCCAGTATTCTGGAAAACGAGATGTATCGGCCGGAAATGCAGGGCGTGGACGTGCCGGGCGGCATTTATGCGCATATCGCCGGCGTCGATATTGTGCGCACCGCCGAGAACGAGTTTTATGTGCTGGAAGACAATCTGCGCACACCGTCCGGGGTTTCCTACATGCTGGAAGACCGCAAGATGATGATGCGTCTGTTCCCGGAACTGTTCCGCCGTTATGCGGTAGCGCCGGTCGAGCATTATCCGCAGGTGTTGCTGAACAATCTACGCGCGGTGGCGCAGCCCGGCGTTTACGATCCGACCGTGGTGCTGCTAACCCCCGGTGCCTACAACAGTGCTTACTTCGAACACGCATTTCTGGCCCAGCAAATGGGTATAGAACTGGTGGAAGGCCAGGATTTATTTTGCAAGGACAATGCGGTGTTCATGCGCACCACGGAAGGCCCAAAGCGCATTGACGTGATTTATCGGCGCATCGACGACGATTTTCTCGATCCGCTGGCGTTTCGCGAAGATTCTATGCTCGGTGTGCCGGGTTTGGTCTCGGTGTATCGCAACGGCGGCGTCACGCTGGCTAACGCGATTGGCACGGGGGTGGCAGACGACAAAGCCACCTATACCTATGTACCTGACATGGTGCGTTTTTACCTGGGTGAGGAGCCTATCCTGTCCAACGTGCCCACGTATAAGCTGGAAAATCCTAACGATTTGAAATATGTGTTAGAGCATCTGGAGGAACTAGTGGTCAAGGAAGTACAGGGTTCCGGCGGTTATGGCATGTTGGTGGGGCCAACCTCATCCAAACAGCAGATCGAGGATTTTCGGGCGCGGATTTTGGCCGAGCCCGACAATTACATCGCTCAGCCTACATTGGCATTGTCGACTTGTCCGACTTTGGTTGAACAAGGGGTAGCACCGCGTCATGTGGACTTGCGACCGTTTGTGTTGTCCGGCAAAACCACCACGCTGGTGCCGGGTGGCTTATGCCGAGTGGCGATGCGGGAAGGTTCGCTGGTGGTCAATTCCTCGCAGGGCGGCGGCACTAAGGACACTTGGGTATTGAATGGAGACGCACCATGCTGA
- a CDS encoding alpha-E domain-containing protein: MLSRTADHLYWMARYIERAENMARVLDVTYRMSLVANSAYDETARWKPPVQIADDIEAFEKNYSGYTAANVIHFMALDERNPSSIVSALNSARENARAVRVAMSSEMWETVNALWLELRQRIRQGLNEADICEFCDWVKSRSHLFRGVTFGTMLRDDSYKFVRLGSFVERADNTARLLDAKYQLLLPAVDAQEAQVDYYEWSSLLRSVSAFEAYQKVFRDTIEPWKVAELLVLRDDMPRSLHACYDELAPILEQLCRQRGMECLRLAGENHARLHYGRMADIFSIGLHEFLQDFILRNNALGGEIQRAFLNGPE; this comes from the coding sequence ATGCTGAGCCGCACCGCCGATCATCTCTACTGGATGGCGCGTTATATCGAGCGCGCCGAGAACATGGCGCGGGTGCTGGACGTGACCTATCGGATGTCATTGGTAGCGAACAGCGCCTACGACGAAACCGCACGCTGGAAACCCCCGGTGCAGATTGCCGACGATATCGAGGCTTTCGAGAAAAACTACTCCGGTTATACTGCGGCCAATGTAATTCACTTCATGGCTTTGGATGAGCGTAACCCGTCCAGTATCGTCAGCGCCCTTAACTCGGCGCGAGAAAATGCGCGGGCGGTGCGGGTGGCGATGTCTTCGGAGATGTGGGAGACCGTCAACGCCTTGTGGCTGGAACTAAGGCAACGGATTCGCCAGGGTCTGAACGAAGCCGATATTTGCGAATTTTGCGACTGGGTGAAATCCCGCTCGCACCTGTTTCGCGGTGTTACCTTCGGGACCATGCTGCGCGATGACAGTTACAAATTTGTGCGTTTGGGAAGCTTTGTGGAGCGGGCCGACAATACCGCGAGACTTTTAGATGCCAAGTATCAATTGCTGTTGCCGGCTGTTGATGCTCAGGAAGCCCAGGTCGACTATTACGAATGGAGTTCCTTGCTGCGCTCTGTGTCGGCATTCGAGGCCTATCAAAAAGTGTTTCGGGACACCATCGAGCCCTGGAAAGTGGCGGAGTTATTGGTGTTACGCGATGACATGCCGCGTTCCTTACATGCATGCTACGATGAGTTGGCGCCTATTCTGGAGCAACTGTGCCGGCAGCGGGGCATGGAATGTCTGCGGTTAGCCGGCGAAAATCATGCGCGGCTGCATTACGGGCGGATGGCCGACATTTTTAGTATCGGCTTGCATGAGTTTTTGCAGGATTTCATTTTGCGCAACAACGCGCTTGGCGGCGAAATTCAGCGGGCTTTTCTAAACGGGCCGGAATAA
- a CDS encoding transglutaminase family protein → MSIRVAINHKTSYHYDHPVQLTPHVLRLRPASHSRTAVSAYSLTIKPDKHFINWQQDPFGNYLARLVFPEKTTEFSIEVDLIADMTVINPFDFFLEEYAEHYPFSYPEQLAKELAPYLEIREHGPLLKAFLAGLKRDKQGIVDFLVGINQAVNQVVNYAIRMEPGVQSCEETLEKKLGSCRDSGWLLVQVLRHMGLAARFVSGYLVQLVADVKSLDGPSGTDHDFTDLHAWAEVYIPGAGWVGLDPTSGLFAGEGHIPLACTADYVSAAPVSGGFVGKAETTFGFSNRVSRIHEDPRVTKPYTDRQWTDIERLGEKVDAELKAGDVRLTMGGEPTFVSIDNMDAPEWNTDADGEEKRKLAGKLVRRLRDSFAPGGLLYFGQGKWYPGEPLPRWQLACFWRKDGKPIWKNPALLADETRDYGFDIKQAEAFIRDLVKRLGVAGEFILPGFEDPLYYLLQEGLVPKNLDPLQVDLKDDLERQRLAKLLSADLGAPVGYVLPLHWSYQASAWNSSAWEFRRGEMFLVPGDSAMGLRLPLNSLPWVPFEKRDHPHERSLYEPVEPLGDIDSEVSRRYSQMAKQELHPTEMDAADDEMPHDPEWVPHTALSVQTREGRLYVFVPPTTELEHYLDIIASVEATAAALKMPVVIEGYQPPHDLRLTRLPVTPDPGVIEVNIHPAASWKELVHNTTTLYELARLTRLGTEKFMLDGRHTGTGGGNHVTLGGITPADSPILRRPDLLRSLVTYWQHHPALSYLFSGLFLGPTSQAPRVDEARNDSLYELEIAFQQMPEGEVAAPWLVDRLFRNLLVDMTGNTHRSEFCIDKLYAPGTDAGRLGLLELRAFEMPPHARMSLMQMLLLRTLVAWFWREPYKKPLVRWGTQLHDRFMLPHFIASDIYDVARDLQAAGYEFKTEWFAPFLEFRFPRIGSLRVNDLQLDLYQAIEPWHVLGEEITSSGTARYVDSSVERLQVSLRGAMGERYALTCNGRRVPLKATGKQGELVAGIRYRAWNPPSALHPSIGVQAPLVFDLVDTWNGRSIGGCTYHVSHPGGRNYDTLPVNAYEAEGRRVSRFWQHGHTPTDSVLELPSEELNKDYPFTLDLRWNAS, encoded by the coding sequence ATGAGTATCAGAGTCGCGATCAACCACAAAACCAGTTACCACTACGATCATCCAGTCCAGTTGACTCCGCATGTGCTGAGGCTGCGGCCGGCTTCACATTCACGGACTGCGGTCAGTGCCTATTCATTGACCATCAAACCGGACAAGCACTTCATTAACTGGCAGCAGGATCCGTTCGGCAATTATCTGGCGCGCTTGGTGTTTCCGGAAAAAACCACCGAGTTTTCGATAGAGGTGGATTTGATCGCCGACATGACGGTGATCAACCCCTTCGATTTTTTTCTGGAAGAGTACGCCGAGCATTATCCGTTTTCCTATCCGGAGCAATTAGCCAAGGAACTGGCGCCGTATCTGGAAATTCGTGAGCATGGCCCTTTACTGAAAGCCTTTCTAGCCGGATTGAAGCGGGATAAGCAAGGGATCGTCGATTTTCTGGTGGGCATCAATCAAGCTGTGAATCAGGTTGTCAATTATGCAATCCGCATGGAACCGGGCGTGCAAAGTTGCGAGGAAACTCTGGAAAAAAAGCTGGGTTCTTGTCGAGATTCCGGCTGGTTGTTGGTACAGGTGTTGCGACACATGGGTTTGGCCGCGCGCTTTGTATCGGGGTATTTGGTACAGCTGGTAGCGGATGTGAAATCGCTGGACGGCCCATCCGGTACCGATCACGATTTTACCGATTTACATGCATGGGCTGAGGTCTACATCCCGGGTGCGGGTTGGGTTGGTCTTGACCCAACGTCCGGACTGTTTGCCGGCGAAGGCCATATTCCGTTAGCCTGCACCGCCGACTATGTCAGTGCAGCACCGGTCAGCGGCGGCTTTGTCGGCAAGGCCGAGACTACTTTCGGTTTTTCCAATCGCGTTAGCCGCATCCATGAAGATCCGCGTGTTACCAAGCCTTACACCGATAGGCAATGGACAGACATTGAGCGTCTGGGCGAAAAGGTGGATGCCGAGCTGAAAGCGGGCGATGTACGTCTAACCATGGGCGGCGAGCCGACTTTCGTGTCCATCGACAACATGGATGCGCCGGAATGGAACACCGATGCCGACGGCGAGGAAAAACGCAAGTTGGCCGGAAAACTGGTCAGACGTTTGCGTGACAGCTTTGCGCCGGGCGGTTTGTTGTATTTCGGTCAGGGCAAATGGTATCCGGGCGAGCCGTTGCCGCGCTGGCAGTTGGCGTGTTTCTGGCGCAAGGACGGCAAGCCGATCTGGAAGAATCCGGCCTTGTTGGCGGATGAGACCCGCGATTATGGGTTCGACATCAAGCAGGCGGAAGCTTTTATCCGTGATTTGGTGAAGCGGCTGGGCGTGGCCGGAGAATTCATTCTGCCGGGTTTCGAAGACCCTCTTTACTATTTATTACAGGAGGGTTTGGTTCCGAAAAACCTCGATCCTTTGCAAGTCGATTTAAAAGACGACTTGGAGCGCCAGCGCTTGGCCAAATTGCTCAGCGCGGATCTCGGCGCGCCGGTCGGTTATGTTTTGCCTTTGCACTGGAGCTATCAGGCCAGCGCTTGGAACAGTAGCGCTTGGGAATTCCGCCGCGGGGAGATGTTCCTGGTGCCGGGCGATTCGGCGATGGGATTGCGTTTACCTTTGAACAGTTTGCCTTGGGTGCCGTTCGAAAAGCGCGATCACCCCCATGAACGCAGTCTTTACGAACCGGTGGAACCTTTGGGCGATATTGATTCGGAAGTTAGCCGTCGTTACAGTCAAATGGCAAAGCAGGAATTGCATCCGACCGAAATGGACGCGGCCGACGATGAGATGCCGCACGACCCGGAATGGGTGCCGCATACCGCTTTGTCGGTGCAAACCCGTGAAGGCCGCTTATATGTATTTGTGCCGCCCACTACCGAGTTGGAGCACTACCTGGATATTATCGCATCGGTAGAAGCCACGGCAGCGGCTTTGAAAATGCCGGTGGTGATAGAGGGGTATCAACCGCCGCACGATTTGCGTCTGACCCGTTTGCCGGTGACGCCCGATCCTGGCGTGATAGAGGTGAATATTCATCCGGCCGCCAGTTGGAAAGAGCTGGTGCATAACACCACCACTTTGTATGAGCTGGCCCGGCTGACACGGCTTGGCACCGAGAAATTCATGCTGGATGGCCGGCATACTGGGACGGGTGGCGGCAATCATGTGACATTGGGTGGCATTACGCCGGCCGATAGTCCGATTTTGCGGCGGCCGGATTTGTTGCGCAGCTTGGTCACCTATTGGCAACATCATCCAGCCTTGTCCTATTTATTTTCCGGCTTGTTTCTCGGTCCAACCAGCCAGGCGCCGCGCGTCGACGAAGCGCGCAATGACAGTCTGTACGAGCTGGAAATTGCTTTTCAACAAATGCCGGAGGGCGAAGTAGCCGCGCCTTGGCTGGTTGATAGGCTGTTCCGCAATTTACTGGTGGATATGACCGGCAATACGCATCGCAGCGAGTTTTGTATCGACAAGCTTTATGCGCCGGGTACCGATGCCGGACGGCTTGGTCTGCTGGAGTTGCGTGCGTTCGAAATGCCGCCGCATGCACGAATGAGTTTGATGCAAATGCTGTTGCTGCGAACCCTGGTAGCTTGGTTTTGGCGCGAGCCATACAAGAAGCCCTTGGTGCGCTGGGGGACGCAATTGCATGACCGGTTTATGTTGCCGCATTTCATTGCCAGCGATATTTACGATGTGGCGCGCGATCTGCAAGCCGCGGGGTACGAATTCAAGACAGAATGGTTCGCGCCGTTTTTGGAATTCCGGTTTCCTCGAATCGGTAGTCTGCGGGTTAACGATCTGCAATTGGATCTGTATCAGGCTATTGAGCCATGGCACGTGTTAGGCGAAGAAATTACCAGCAGCGGCACCGCCCGTTATGTCGACTCCTCGGTGGAACGCTTGCAGGTGTCGCTTCGTGGGGCGATGGGTGAACGCTATGCCTTAACCTGCAATGGTCGCAGGGTGCCGTTAAAGGCAACCGGCAAGCAAGGCGAGCTGGTGGCGGGTATCCGTTATCGGGCTTGGAACCCGCCGTCGGCCTTGCATCCCTCTATCGGTGTGCAGGCCCCGCTGGTATTCGATTTGGTTGATACCTGGAACGGCCGGTCTATCGGCGGTTGTACGTATCACGTCTCTCATCCGGGCGGCCGCAATTACGATACGCTGCCGGTTAATGCTTACGAAGCTGAAGGACGCAGGGTTAGTCGTTTTTGGCAGCACGGTCATACGCCGACGGACTCCGTGTTGGAATTACCGAGTGAGGAGTTAAATAAAGACTATCCGTTTACACTGGATTTACGCTGGAATGCGAGCTAG
- a CDS encoding PEP-CTERM/exosortase system-associated acyltransferase — MNRQKQSFDHCFEVFLADTPESKKIHYQLRYRVYCDEMGFDDTEQFPAQQEIDEWDKSAIHFLVRHKYTQQWLGGLRMVKPKGHVFPFQESSITSERIPSGRYKNSVEISRLCVTKDARRFAFRNPAIDAPEENRKISFLHDYRNINRDIMWGLYRAAAVYSLRQGIKHWYMLSNPALAYSVKKQGFDIQQIGDASRQSTRLLYCLSTKQVLENSLWFEDYRHDFRLYSDITNDVSVDMGGRQVKQIGVISYVSRI; from the coding sequence TTGAATCGACAGAAGCAGTCTTTCGATCATTGTTTCGAGGTATTTTTAGCTGATACGCCGGAAAGTAAAAAAATTCATTATCAACTCAGATACCGGGTTTATTGCGATGAAATGGGCTTCGACGATACGGAGCAGTTTCCGGCGCAGCAAGAAATCGACGAATGGGATAAAAGCGCAATTCATTTTTTAGTCAGGCATAAATACACGCAGCAGTGGTTGGGCGGGTTGAGGATGGTCAAGCCCAAAGGTCACGTTTTTCCGTTTCAAGAAAGTAGCATTACGTCTGAACGTATACCTAGCGGCAGATACAAAAATTCCGTTGAAATTTCCAGACTATGCGTTACTAAGGACGCAAGGCGGTTTGCTTTTAGAAACCCGGCTATAGACGCACCTGAAGAAAATCGCAAAATTAGTTTTCTGCACGATTACCGCAATATCAATAGAGACATAATGTGGGGGCTGTATCGGGCGGCGGCTGTTTATTCTCTCCGGCAGGGTATTAAGCATTGGTATATGTTATCCAATCCGGCACTGGCATATAGTGTTAAAAAACAAGGCTTTGATATACAGCAAATAGGCGATGCCAGTCGTCAGAGTACGCGTCTGCTTTATTGTTTGAGCACAAAGCAAGTGTTGGAAAATTCCTTATGGTTTGAGGACTACCGACACGATTTCCGCTTATATTCGGATATTACAAATGACGTTTCTGTCGATATGGGCGGGCGCCAGGTAAAGCAAATCGGGGTTATTTCTTATGTATCGAGAATATGA
- the prsR gene encoding PEP-CTERM-box response regulator transcription factor, translating into MITSKVLLIIEDDLGLQKQLKWAFEQYEVVIASNRDEAIAALRRYTPSVVTLDLGLPPDPTNATEGLATLKEILALAPATKIIVVTGNDDRANAIHAVALGAYDFYQKPVDPDVLGLIIERAFQLDALERDYHILQQQKPLTGVIATSPQMQAVMRMIEKIAPTQATVLLIGESGTGKELMAKALHRLSARASQPFVAVNCAAIPETLLESELFGYEKGAFTGAVAQTKGKIEYAQGGTFFLDEIGDLPFALQAKLLRFIQERVIERLGGRKEIAVDVRIICATHRHLPDLIAQGNFRGDLYYRLSEIVVDIPPLREREGDIITIANVLLQRYCRENNSKEKHFSHDAARALEAYNWPGNIREMENKIKRAVILSDNNFVTAEELEIGTDSDKSMPLNLKSVREAAETIAIKRALTYADNNISEAAKLLGVTRPTLYGLFEKYGLQALLRNHTDEHQE; encoded by the coding sequence GCAAGCAATAGAGATGAAGCAATAGCAGCACTTAGAAGATATACCCCAAGCGTCGTTACCTTGGATCTCGGTTTACCACCCGACCCTACCAACGCCACTGAAGGCCTAGCCACTCTCAAGGAAATCCTCGCGTTAGCGCCAGCCACTAAGATAATCGTGGTAACCGGCAATGATGACCGCGCAAATGCTATTCATGCAGTAGCCTTAGGCGCTTATGACTTTTATCAAAAGCCGGTAGACCCGGACGTCTTGGGCCTAATCATAGAAAGAGCGTTTCAACTCGACGCATTGGAGCGCGACTATCACATATTGCAGCAACAAAAGCCCCTGACGGGCGTGATCGCCACCAGCCCACAAATGCAGGCGGTCATGCGGATGATTGAAAAAATTGCACCTACTCAAGCGACTGTATTGCTAATCGGCGAAAGCGGCACCGGTAAGGAGCTAATGGCAAAAGCCTTGCATCGCTTAAGCGCACGCGCCTCTCAACCTTTTGTAGCGGTGAACTGCGCAGCCATACCAGAAACATTGTTAGAGAGTGAATTATTCGGCTACGAGAAAGGTGCATTCACCGGCGCGGTAGCACAAACTAAAGGCAAAATCGAATATGCGCAAGGCGGCACATTCTTTTTGGACGAAATCGGCGACCTACCTTTTGCCTTACAAGCAAAATTGCTGCGATTTATCCAGGAACGCGTGATAGAACGGTTAGGGGGTAGAAAGGAAATTGCCGTGGATGTGCGCATCATATGTGCAACACATCGCCATTTACCCGATCTTATTGCACAAGGTAATTTCCGGGGCGACTTATATTACCGGCTCAGTGAGATCGTCGTTGATATTCCTCCCCTGCGCGAGCGCGAGGGGGATATCATCACGATAGCCAATGTACTGTTACAACGCTATTGCCGCGAAAACAATTCCAAGGAAAAGCATTTTTCCCACGACGCTGCTCGTGCTCTTGAAGCTTATAACTGGCCCGGCAACATTCGTGAGATGGAGAACAAAATCAAACGTGCCGTCATTTTATCCGACAACAATTTCGTCACCGCCGAAGAGCTGGAAATTGGTACCGATAGCGACAAGTCTATGCCGCTGAATCTAAAGTCGGTACGAGAAGCGGCAGAAACCATCGCCATCAAACGAGCTCTGACCTACGCAGACAATAACATATCCGAAGCAGCTAAATTATTGGGCGTTACCAGGCCAACCTTGTACGGTTTATTTGAAAAATACGGACTCCAGGCTTTGCTGCGTAATCATACTGATGAACACCAAGAATGA